From a single Callithrix jacchus isolate 240 chromosome 5, calJac240_pri, whole genome shotgun sequence genomic region:
- the LOC144582742 gene encoding uncharacterized protein LOC144582742 produces the protein MAWRYPDAPPTRAPRGRRFGLRRLRRGHQEAGLRSGSLQLVQSGVHRGGAWRGRGCSAQGGALRSRPLPSALGHTPVPGHPWRPRSRPRKLLVVARGARYCLRSPVDAAVGKAGLCEGRALQTPAGRPGGCCEASDRLEERCPG, from the exons ATGGCCTGGCGCTACCCGGATGCCCCGCCCACGCGAGCTCCGCGCGGCCGGCGCTTCGGCCTAAGGCGCCTGCGCAGGGGGCACCAGGAGGCGGGTCTGAGGTCAGGCAGCCTCCAATTGGTGCAGAGCGGCGTCCATCGGGGTGGGGCGTGGCGGGGGCGGGGCTGCTCGGCGCAAGGCGGGGCCTTGAGGTCGCGGCCTCTGCCTTCCGCCCTGGGCCACACCCCGGTCCCGGGTCACCCCTGGAGGCCTCGTTCCCGACCGCGGAAGCTTCTCGTCGTCGCCCGGGGCGCCCGTTACTGTCTCCGGTCCCCCGTAGACGCCGCCGTGGGGAAGGCGGGGCTGTGCGAGGGCCGCGCGCTGCAGACCCCAGCCGGGCGGCCCGGAGGTTGCTGTGAAGCCTCAGACAGGCTG GAGGAGAGATGCCCCGGCTGA